One Tolypothrix bouteillei VB521301 DNA window includes the following coding sequences:
- a CDS encoding ABC transporter permease, with the protein MLQKTFPSPETLQRFSCGLSDVAVTLGTLVLLGVIAYISQGTFVPFVPPNTVPSISLDPHYLPYYAGRSTLRMFIALFCSTIFALVYGYVAARNRYAERIMVPLLDILQSVPVLGFLSVTVTGFIALFPGSLLGLEAACIFAIFTSQAWNMTFSFYQSLKMVPHELDEAATLYQFTGWQRFTQLELPNATIALLWNAMMSFGGGWFFVAVSENISVLNQKYTLPGIGSYVAAAVAAKDLSALGWALLTIIVVIVLVDRLFWSPLNAWAQKFRLEQSVTTTGTESWLLDLLKAARLLRLMRQIFAPIGEIFNRFMSFLTPPRSFQPRETTGQQWSDRIYNLILLLLVGALLVAGVHFILATVGLSEVFKTFLLGLLTLGRVLIVLVIGTLIWTPVGVAIGFNPKLANLLQPVVQFLASFPANFIFPFATLFFIRANISLDWGSILLMSLGAQWYILFNAIAGAMSVPTDLREMASDVGLRNGLLWRKLILPSIFSAWITGGITAVGGAWNASIVSEVVSWGQTTLTARGLGAYIAQATTVGDWSRITLGVGMMSLYVIGMNQLVWRRLYQLAENKYHL; encoded by the coding sequence ATGTTACAAAAAACTTTTCCATCTCCTGAAACGCTTCAACGTTTCTCTTGTGGTTTGTCCGACGTTGCGGTTACTCTTGGTACTTTAGTTTTATTGGGTGTTATTGCTTATATAAGTCAAGGAACGTTTGTACCTTTTGTACCGCCTAATACAGTCCCGAGCATCAGTCTCGATCCACACTACTTGCCTTATTATGCCGGACGTTCAACGTTACGGATGTTTATTGCCTTGTTCTGTTCGACGATATTTGCTTTAGTCTACGGTTATGTTGCGGCTCGCAACCGCTATGCCGAACGCATCATGGTACCGTTACTGGATATTTTACAATCTGTTCCAGTATTGGGATTTCTTTCTGTTACGGTAACAGGGTTTATTGCTTTGTTTCCCGGTAGTCTTTTAGGTTTAGAGGCTGCATGTATTTTTGCTATCTTCACAAGTCAAGCATGGAACATGACGTTCTCGTTTTACCAGTCTTTAAAAATGGTTCCTCACGAGCTAGATGAGGCTGCTACTCTCTATCAATTTACAGGTTGGCAACGGTTTACTCAACTGGAGTTACCAAATGCTACCATCGCTCTGCTTTGGAATGCGATGATGAGCTTTGGGGGTGGCTGGTTTTTTGTTGCTGTTAGCGAAAATATCAGCGTACTGAATCAAAAATATACGTTACCTGGGATTGGCTCTTATGTAGCAGCAGCAGTGGCTGCTAAGGATTTATCCGCTTTGGGTTGGGCGCTCCTAACTATTATTGTGGTCATTGTGTTGGTCGATCGCTTGTTCTGGAGTCCTCTAAATGCTTGGGCACAGAAGTTTCGATTGGAACAAAGTGTGACAACTACTGGTACTGAGTCTTGGCTGCTGGATCTACTCAAAGCTGCTCGATTGTTGCGTCTGATGCGTCAGATTTTTGCTCCCATAGGAGAAATTTTTAACCGCTTTATGTCTTTTCTGACACCGCCTAGATCGTTTCAACCCCGCGAGACGACTGGGCAACAGTGGAGCGATCGCATCTACAATTTAATATTACTGCTACTGGTTGGAGCTTTATTAGTTGCTGGAGTACATTTTATTCTTGCAACCGTTGGGCTAAGCGAAGTCTTTAAGACCTTTTTACTCGGACTCTTAACTCTTGGAAGAGTATTAATAGTCCTAGTTATAGGAACGTTAATTTGGACACCTGTTGGTGTCGCTATTGGCTTTAACCCCAAATTAGCAAATTTATTGCAACCAGTCGTCCAGTTTTTGGCATCTTTTCCTGCAAACTTTATCTTTCCCTTTGCTACGCTTTTCTTCATTCGCGCCAATATTAGCTTGGATTGGGGGAGCATTTTATTAATGTCCCTGGGAGCACAATGGTATATCTTATTTAATGCGATCGCAGGAGCAATGAGCGTCCCAACAGATTTGAGAGAAATGGCATCAGATGTGGGATTACGCAATGGGTTACTGTGGCGTAAATTAATCCTTCCCAGTATTTTTTCTGCATGGATCACAGGTGGTATTACAGCTGTAGGGGGTGCTTGGAATGCCAGCATTGTTTCTGAAGTTGTTTCTTGGGGACAAACAACTCTCACCGCCCGTGGATTGGGCGCATATATTGCCCAAGCAACAACCGTGGGAGATTGGTCTCGCATCACTTTGGGAGTTGGGATGATGAGTTTGTACGTTATTGGGATGAATCAACTGGTTTGGAGACGCTTGTACCAACTTGCAGAAAACAAATATCATCTTTAA
- a CDS encoding DUF2808 domain-containing protein yields MKIIRNIGSLTYTLIIILGTSLILVPTGKAVQLDDGTVYFNEPPSLGKVETSDNTVNSKDATYFFNVNIPDIADEPLKKINLTQKKGEVNIQFNLKNVVAFQNDNHQQRLSLEQVTYDKKTQTISIIFASPVNPGSSVTIGVQPLQNPSESGTYLFGIEAFPQGNKAHGQFLGFGRLEFFSR; encoded by the coding sequence ATGAAAATTATTAGAAATATAGGATCGCTTACATATACTTTAATTATTATTCTAGGAACTAGTTTAATACTAGTTCCTACAGGCAAAGCAGTTCAATTAGATGACGGAACTGTTTATTTTAATGAACCTCCTAGCTTGGGAAAAGTGGAAACCAGTGATAATACGGTTAATAGCAAAGATGCAACTTATTTCTTTAATGTTAATATACCTGACATCGCTGACGAACCATTAAAGAAAATCAATCTTACTCAGAAAAAAGGAGAAGTTAACATTCAATTTAATCTAAAAAACGTTGTAGCTTTCCAAAATGACAATCATCAACAACGTTTATCACTCGAACAAGTCACTTATGATAAAAAGACACAAACAATTTCTATTATTTTTGCGTCTCCAGTAAATCCTGGCTCAAGTGTAACAATTGGCGTGCAACCTTTGCAAAATCCTTCTGAAAGCGGAACCTATTTATTTGGTATTGAAGCGTTTCCTCAAGGAAATAAAGCCCACGGACAGTTTTTAGGTTTTGGTCGATTAGAGTTTTTTAGTCGCTAG
- a CDS encoding DUF7219 family protein, with translation MKQQDKQNLLYPQFRYHGKFTPQALVFNANLQEFTTKVSYISNLETAGKISSQEAYQQIKNLWKQLEFSYSTLEIGKDNIS, from the coding sequence ATGAAACAGCAAGATAAACAAAACCTTCTTTATCCTCAATTTCGCTATCATGGTAAATTCACACCGCAAGCTCTAGTATTTAACGCCAATTTACAAGAATTTACAACAAAAGTTAGTTATATTTCCAATTTAGAGACTGCTGGAAAAATATCTTCTCAAGAAGCGTACCAACAAATTAAAAATCTTTGGAAACAGTTAGAGTTTAGCTATTCAACACTGGAAATTGGTAAAGATAACATTTCATGA
- a CDS encoding DUF1634 domain-containing protein has translation MAQFTKYLRRSSSKKILSQQLYSNWTDSQIEIKVSNLLFVGVTLAATIIIIGGVIYLVLNGTGIPKDHIFYGEPADLRQFPGILHDVLVLRGQGIIQLGILLLIFTPVIRVGFSVFAFWKQKDSLYTAISLIVLIVLIHSLLLTK, from the coding sequence ATGGCTCAATTTACAAAGTATTTACGCCGTTCCTCCTCCAAAAAAATACTCTCACAGCAATTATATTCTAACTGGACAGATTCACAAATTGAAATTAAGGTTAGCAACCTTTTATTTGTAGGAGTTACTTTAGCAGCAACAATCATCATAATAGGAGGAGTAATTTACTTAGTTCTTAATGGTACTGGCATACCTAAAGACCACATTTTCTATGGAGAACCAGCTGATTTACGCCAGTTTCCAGGAATTTTACACGATGTTTTAGTATTGCGAGGACAAGGAATTATTCAACTGGGCATTCTATTGCTGATTTTCACTCCCGTAATACGAGTGGGCTTTTCGGTCTTTGCATTCTGGAAACAAAAAGATTCACTTTATACAGCGATCTCTCTCATTGTACTTATAGTTTTAATTCATAGTTTGCTTTTAACAAAGTAA
- a CDS encoding sulfite exporter TauE/SafE family protein, giving the protein MNNLEFTLVVGICSILAGLLGSLSGLGGGVILVPMLTLGFGVDIRYAIGASLVSVIATSSGAAIAYVRQGYTNIRLGMLLEIATTFGAVFGASVAAIAPTRIIAIVFGAMLLISNYLANQPHLKHAISFPTNPLATRLKLNGSYPTLDGDEAYCVQNVLGGFLLMIVAGITSGLLGIGSGALKVLAMDRVMQLPFKVSTTTSNFMIGVTAAASAGIYFSRGYIDPELCMPVVLGVLLGAWYGARLLVKLNTKMLHAIFSILILTIGVQMIYKGFTGDL; this is encoded by the coding sequence ATGAACAATCTTGAATTCACTTTAGTAGTAGGTATCTGCTCCATACTAGCTGGATTGTTAGGTTCTTTAAGTGGGTTGGGGGGAGGAGTCATTTTGGTACCAATGCTGACTTTAGGATTTGGCGTTGATATCCGCTATGCCATTGGAGCTTCTTTGGTTTCTGTCATTGCTACTTCTTCTGGAGCTGCGATCGCCTATGTTCGTCAAGGCTACACAAATATTCGCCTTGGAATGTTGTTAGAAATAGCAACCACTTTTGGAGCAGTTTTTGGCGCATCAGTTGCAGCGATCGCACCTACAAGAATTATTGCAATTGTATTTGGAGCCATGTTGCTAATTTCAAATTATCTTGCCAACCAACCTCACTTAAAGCACGCAATCAGTTTCCCCACAAATCCTCTAGCAACACGTTTGAAACTTAATGGTAGTTATCCCACACTAGATGGAGATGAAGCATATTGTGTTCAGAACGTTCTTGGAGGTTTTCTCCTCATGATAGTTGCAGGTATAACTTCTGGATTACTCGGCATTGGTTCTGGCGCACTTAAGGTGCTTGCAATGGATCGAGTGATGCAATTGCCGTTCAAAGTTTCTACTACAACTAGTAACTTCATGATTGGAGTGACTGCAGCAGCTAGTGCTGGAATTTACTTTAGTAGGGGATATATCGATCCTGAATTATGTATGCCTGTTGTCTTGGGGGTTTTGCTAGGAGCCTGGTACGGAGCCAGATTATTAGTAAAACTCAACACAAAAATGCTTCATGCAATCTTTAGCATACTCATTCTAACAATTGGCGTTCAGATGATTTACAAAGGATTTACGGGAGATCTTTAG
- a CDS encoding DUF1345 domain-containing protein, with the protein MSGAKAIGFLNNRLKLIISIAVALLVYILVLKIILRPATSILIAWNSGAICFLILIFLMILQATPERMRLLAKRQYQKRWALMTFVICSACSSLLAIIYMLADTKGLSEFFKTLHVILAGVTVISSWVLIHTTFALRYAHMYYYGHENSTNLSNQAITSLDFPDEEQPDYWDFLYFSFVIGMTCQVSDVPVRSRSMRRLTLVHSILTFFFNTIILALSINIIAGLI; encoded by the coding sequence ATGTCTGGAGCAAAGGCAATTGGTTTTTTAAATAATAGACTCAAATTAATTATTTCCATTGCAGTTGCCCTGTTAGTTTATATACTTGTACTGAAAATTATTCTACGACCAGCAACATCAATACTAATAGCTTGGAACTCAGGAGCAATTTGTTTTCTCATTTTAATATTTTTAATGATACTCCAAGCCACTCCGGAAAGAATGCGTCTTTTAGCTAAGCGTCAGTATCAAAAGCGATGGGCTTTGATGACATTTGTTATATGTTCAGCTTGTAGCAGCTTATTAGCTATTATTTATATGCTTGCAGACACGAAAGGGTTGTCAGAGTTTTTCAAGACTCTACACGTTATATTGGCAGGAGTAACAGTCATCAGTTCCTGGGTATTAATACATACTACCTTTGCTTTGCGATACGCGCATATGTACTACTACGGCCATGAAAATAGTACGAATCTTAGCAATCAAGCAATTACCAGTTTAGATTTTCCTGACGAAGAACAACCAGATTACTGGGACTTTTTATATTTTTCCTTTGTTATTGGCATGACTTGTCAGGTTTCCGATGTTCCTGTACGCTCGCGCAGTATGAGACGTTTGACTCTCGTACACAGTATATTAACGTTTTTTTTCAACACGATTATTTTGGCGCTGAGTATTAATATAATAGCAGGGCTTATATAG
- a CDS encoding aliphatic sulfonate ABC transporter substrate-binding protein translates to MIPLQQSRFRYSSLLFAIFCISFMASGCTQTAVNGADRSANSSTKPVSTQTQEKNNVIRLGYQKGGIIPIARQRGELERELGSQNIKVEWSGPFDRCATLLQSLNGNRADIGGCGDIPSISGIAAKQPLCIGSVQRPKLDALSNAILVRGNSSIRKPADLIGKKVAVNQGGAGEYLLLKVLEKENIPKEKVQRVYLSPNDAAPALYQSSVDAWAVWEPYVSIAELEHSARRITTTHPAPTYGIMVVRSGAVSENPTAVKAALIALSKDGEWLNQNTTAAADFMVKELKVSKAVAKQATKNRGPESYTFPTPEDIANLQKTADWLLEQKIIPQRVDISAAVCPLGT, encoded by the coding sequence ATGATTCCTTTACAACAGAGCCGCTTTCGGTACAGCAGCTTGTTATTTGCAATTTTTTGCATTAGCTTTATGGCATCTGGTTGCACCCAAACGGCTGTGAATGGTGCCGATCGCTCGGCCAATTCTTCTACCAAACCCGTTAGCACTCAAACTCAAGAAAAAAATAACGTGATTCGGTTGGGCTATCAAAAAGGAGGCATTATCCCGATCGCGCGTCAGCGTGGAGAATTAGAACGCGAGTTAGGATCTCAAAATATCAAGGTTGAATGGAGCGGTCCATTTGACCGATGTGCTACACTTCTCCAATCTCTCAATGGTAATCGGGCTGACATTGGTGGCTGTGGTGATATCCCTTCTATTTCTGGAATTGCTGCCAAACAACCGCTTTGTATTGGCTCTGTACAGAGGCCCAAACTCGATGCTTTAAGCAATGCCATCCTAGTCCGTGGAAATTCATCTATCCGCAAACCTGCTGATTTGATTGGTAAAAAAGTAGCAGTGAATCAAGGAGGTGCGGGTGAGTATTTGTTATTAAAAGTTTTGGAAAAAGAGAACATACCTAAAGAAAAAGTACAGCGCGTTTACTTGTCACCTAATGATGCTGCACCAGCTCTCTACCAAAGCTCTGTTGATGCTTGGGCTGTGTGGGAACCCTATGTTTCCATTGCAGAACTAGAGCATAGCGCAAGAAGAATTACTACAACGCATCCAGCTCCTACCTACGGCATTATGGTTGTGCGGAGCGGAGCCGTTAGTGAAAATCCAACTGCTGTCAAAGCTGCTCTGATTGCTTTAAGTAAAGATGGTGAGTGGTTGAATCAAAACACCACAGCTGCAGCCGATTTTATGGTCAAAGAACTGAAAGTCTCAAAGGCTGTAGCCAAGCAAGCAACTAAGAATCGAGGTCCGGAATCATACACTTTTCCCACTCCGGAAGATATAGCCAATCTTCAAAAAACTGCTGATTGGTTATTAGAGCAAAAGATTATTCCCCAACGAGTCGATATTTCTGCTGCGGTGTGTCCGCTTGGTACTTAA
- a CDS encoding ABC transporter substrate-binding protein: MSYQQRLFSSAVLMLTLSCYVTLAIAFSTRSNSQNAAPANLANVTLRVAKYKGGWDLQLKLAGLDKFPYQVKYSEFTGGNLMVQAINANAIDIASASEIPPIFAANSQASVKIIATTKGPTVGQVVLVPKNSRAKTIADLKGKKVGYVKATTAHYFLIRMLEQVGLTIKDVNAIPLSIPDGLSAFRKGDLDAWATYGYSIPQAQKDGARVLKSAKDILSGNFVIIAAPSAIADPNKKAAISDFLCRIKKSQVWRDSNIRAWSKNYASAINVDENIVYQDAQEGLQQRRFQLLPISKSAIASQQKVADTFYKASVIPSKVDVQPLWDNTFNEAISKCN; this comes from the coding sequence GTGTCTTACCAGCAAAGGCTCTTTTCGAGCGCAGTGTTAATGTTAACTCTCAGTTGCTATGTAACGTTGGCGATCGCATTTAGTACTCGTAGCAATTCTCAAAATGCCGCGCCTGCTAATTTAGCAAATGTAACGCTGCGTGTTGCTAAGTACAAAGGTGGTTGGGATCTCCAGCTTAAACTAGCTGGGCTAGATAAGTTTCCCTATCAAGTTAAGTACTCAGAGTTTACAGGTGGAAATTTAATGGTACAAGCAATTAACGCAAATGCTATTGATATTGCATCCGCCAGTGAAATTCCACCTATTTTTGCAGCGAACTCCCAAGCGTCAGTAAAAATAATTGCAACCACCAAAGGACCAACTGTAGGTCAAGTTGTGTTAGTGCCAAAAAACTCTAGGGCAAAGACAATCGCCGATCTTAAAGGCAAAAAAGTGGGTTATGTCAAAGCGACAACCGCTCATTATTTTCTAATTCGGATGTTGGAACAAGTCGGTTTGACAATTAAGGATGTCAATGCCATTCCTTTGTCTATCCCCGACGGGCTTTCTGCCTTTAGAAAGGGAGATCTTGATGCTTGGGCAACTTACGGTTACTCAATCCCACAAGCTCAGAAAGATGGTGCTAGGGTTCTCAAGTCAGCTAAAGACATTTTAAGCGGTAACTTCGTTATTATAGCAGCACCCAGTGCCATCGCCGATCCAAATAAGAAGGCAGCAATTTCCGACTTTCTATGTCGAATTAAAAAATCTCAAGTTTGGCGCGACTCCAATATTAGGGCTTGGTCCAAAAACTATGCTTCTGCCATTAATGTTGATGAAAATATTGTCTACCAGGATGCCCAGGAAGGATTGCAACAGCGCCGCTTTCAGTTGTTACCTATCTCAAAAAGCGCGATCGCATCCCAGCAAAAGGTTGCAGACACTTTTTACAAAGCTAGTGTTATCCCATCAAAGGTTGATGTACAACCTTTATGGGATAATACTTTTAACGAGGCAATCTCCAAGTGCAACTAA
- a CDS encoding RrF2 family transcriptional regulator, with protein sequence MAMQLTNKFKYSILALLALTKNHGSSEPLQTHEIEALQGLGNRNLESLLTTLKRGGLIKSIRGSQGGYFLAREPEDITILDVFNCIEESKTLVPPKSTSSKTIEKILIQNLRVEMYQAAFSTFQKYTLSDLYHRQEILRRVPMYYI encoded by the coding sequence ATGGCAATGCAGCTAACTAACAAATTTAAATATTCAATACTAGCTTTATTAGCACTGACAAAAAATCATGGCAGCAGCGAACCATTGCAAACGCACGAGATAGAAGCACTACAAGGTTTAGGCAATCGCAATTTGGAATCACTGTTAACAACTTTAAAACGTGGTGGTTTAATCAAAAGCATACGTGGCTCGCAGGGCGGCTATTTTTTAGCGCGAGAACCTGAAGATATTACAATTTTGGATGTTTTTAATTGTATTGAAGAATCAAAAACTCTTGTACCACCAAAATCTACTTCATCTAAAACAATAGAGAAAATTTTGATACAAAATTTACGGGTTGAAATGTATCAAGCTGCTTTTTCGACTTTTCAGAAGTATACACTCTCAGACCTGTATCACCGACAAGAAATTCTGAGAAGAGTGCCCATGTACTATATTTAA
- a CDS encoding acyl-CoA dehydrogenase family protein: MNKIAQKVLETTVEFSAPVTANSPELQQLFDFIALGAAERDRDRILPFDVIELLRRSRLGALRIPIAEGGGGSTVRDLFEVAIRLGDADPNVAHILRNHFTVIERILRSERSERNRRWLKAVVDGAFFGFAGSELEVKRAGSGTVVNTKLTPDDGGYRLNGAKYYSTGSLYADFVAVRLLVPDGTSATAIVPTKREGVELVDDWDGFGQRLTGTGTTVFTNVRVEADEVVFDTDPDNSLLTYNATVPQLFLTAINAGIIRNVLRDAINLVHKRPRTFYHSTAERAADDPLIQQTVGQIAANAFAAEAIVLCAADGLDDIITARAKGKDESAASLEASLRASKAKLVVDELTLRSTTLLFEVGGASTTKKAYNFDRHWRNARTLSSHNPASLKARAIGNYEINGTPLPTAAFF; the protein is encoded by the coding sequence ATGAACAAGATTGCCCAAAAAGTTCTAGAAACCACAGTTGAGTTCTCTGCTCCTGTCACGGCAAACTCGCCGGAACTCCAACAGCTTTTCGATTTTATCGCTTTGGGGGCTGCCGAGCGGGATCGCGATCGCATCCTTCCTTTCGACGTTATCGAACTGCTCCGTCGTTCGCGACTGGGTGCATTGCGAATCCCTATTGCTGAAGGAGGTGGTGGTAGTACCGTGCGGGATCTGTTCGAGGTCGCGATTCGATTGGGAGACGCCGATCCAAACGTTGCTCACATTCTGCGGAATCACTTCACTGTCATCGAGCGGATTTTGCGTTCCGAGCGCAGCGAAAGAAATCGTCGGTGGTTAAAGGCAGTCGTTGATGGAGCATTTTTTGGATTTGCTGGGAGCGAACTGGAAGTCAAGCGAGCCGGGAGCGGCACAGTGGTGAATACAAAATTGACACCTGATGACGGTGGCTATCGTTTGAATGGAGCGAAGTATTACAGCACTGGCAGCCTTTATGCAGACTTCGTAGCTGTGCGTTTGTTAGTACCTGATGGGACTTCAGCAACTGCCATTGTACCAACCAAACGAGAGGGGGTTGAGCTTGTAGACGACTGGGATGGCTTCGGACAAAGGCTGACGGGGACTGGAACAACTGTATTCACAAATGTACGCGTAGAGGCTGATGAAGTGGTGTTTGATACTGACCCAGATAACAGTCTCCTAACCTACAATGCTACCGTCCCGCAGTTGTTCCTCACTGCAATTAACGCTGGTATTATTCGCAATGTTCTCCGCGACGCAATTAACCTCGTCCACAAACGACCCAGAACTTTTTACCATTCTACAGCCGAGCGAGCAGCAGATGACCCGCTCATACAGCAGACAGTCGGTCAAATTGCTGCTAATGCCTTTGCCGCCGAAGCGATCGTCCTATGCGCCGCTGACGGTCTCGATGACATCATTACCGCACGAGCCAAAGGCAAGGATGAATCAGCCGCTTCTCTTGAGGCTTCTCTGCGGGCAAGCAAGGCAAAATTGGTTGTTGATGAACTGACACTGCGCTCAACTACTTTGTTATTTGAAGTGGGTGGAGCTTCCACAACGAAAAAGGCTTACAATTTCGACCGTCACTGGCGCAATGCCCGCACCTTGTCCTCACACAACCCTGCTTCCCTCAAAGCTCGCGCAATCGGCAACTACGAAATTAATGGCACACCTCTGCCAACAGCCGCATTTTTTTAA
- a CDS encoding ABC transporter permease: protein MFGIIPSEILPSPTDILAAFGELIGLGELQDALPTSLSRSLTGLAIGGSIGLVLGLFAGLWRVGEEIFDAPLQMLRTIPFIALVPLFITWFGIDETAKIIVITVATIFPIYLNTYAGVRGVDPKLLEAATVFGLSRRQAVRYVILPTALPSILVGLRFSAGTSLLALVVAEQINARSGIGYILNNANANQRSDIIIAGIIVYAALGIANDIVMRLLERLALPWRPNIVLN, encoded by the coding sequence ATGTTTGGCATCATTCCATCTGAGATCCTCCCGTCGCCGACAGATATTTTAGCGGCTTTTGGAGAGTTGATCGGGCTCGGCGAGCTACAAGATGCACTACCGACTTCGTTATCTCGTTCTCTGACAGGGCTGGCGATCGGTGGAAGCATTGGTCTGGTGCTCGGATTGTTCGCTGGTTTGTGGCGTGTTGGGGAAGAAATTTTCGATGCGCCACTTCAGATGTTGCGGACGATCCCATTTATCGCCCTCGTGCCGCTCTTCATCACTTGGTTTGGCATTGACGAGACAGCTAAAATTATTGTCATTACTGTTGCCACTATCTTTCCTATCTACTTAAATACTTACGCCGGTGTTCGGGGTGTCGATCCCAAACTCTTAGAAGCTGCCACCGTCTTTGGGCTCTCTCGCCGGCAGGCAGTGCGGTATGTCATCCTCCCAACCGCATTACCTTCTATTCTGGTCGGTTTACGCTTTTCTGCGGGAACATCCTTACTGGCGCTGGTTGTAGCCGAGCAAATCAATGCGCGATCGGGTATCGGCTATATCCTCAACAATGCCAATGCAAACCAACGCTCCGACATCATAATTGCTGGCATCATTGTTTATGCAGCACTTGGGATCGCCAATGATATCGTGATGCGTCTGCTCGAGCGGCTTGCACTACCTTGGAGGCCAAACATTGTCCTTAACTAA
- a CDS encoding ABC transporter ATP-binding protein, whose product MSLTNYTHAPAKISTLHAVELTDVRRVFGKRAVLNGINLTIHQAEFVAVLGPSGTGKTTLLRLLSGLDRTDSGSVRVAANRSVVFQEPRLVLAKRVWENVVLGSQGRAARRDALQALEEVGLRNHADAWPKTLSGGEAQRVALARALVRQPSLLLLDEPFASLDALTRIKMYELVAQLWERHHPAVVLVTHDVDEAILLADRILVLANGSVNLDLTIDTDKPRDRADPAFAALRVRLLAELGVAPNHAKPPTEPIQNAVISNWRSDREI is encoded by the coding sequence TTGTCCTTAACTAATTACACGCACGCACCAGCTAAGATTAGCACCTTACATGCCGTTGAACTTACCGACGTTCGTCGTGTCTTTGGCAAGCGGGCTGTCCTCAATGGCATCAATCTGACAATTCATCAAGCAGAATTTGTGGCAGTGCTTGGTCCCTCTGGTACTGGTAAAACTACATTGCTGCGTCTGCTATCCGGTCTCGATCGCACCGATAGCGGCTCGGTGCGAGTAGCCGCAAACCGCTCAGTTGTTTTCCAAGAACCTCGGTTGGTTCTTGCCAAGCGAGTCTGGGAAAACGTAGTCCTGGGAAGCCAAGGACGTGCTGCACGGCGGGATGCACTGCAAGCTTTGGAAGAAGTAGGTCTTCGCAACCATGCTGATGCATGGCCCAAAACCCTCTCTGGTGGAGAAGCTCAACGGGTGGCTCTTGCCCGAGCTTTGGTAAGACAGCCGAGTTTGTTGCTTCTCGATGAGCCATTTGCTAGCCTCGATGCTCTAACCCGCATCAAAATGTACGAACTCGTGGCCCAACTCTGGGAACGCCACCATCCTGCTGTTGTTCTTGTCACCCATGATGTTGATGAAGCAATTCTGCTGGCGGATCGCATTCTGGTACTGGCAAATGGGTCTGTTAATCTCGATCTAACAATTGACACGGACAAACCTCGCGATCGCGCAGATCCCGCCTTTGCAGCGCTCCGCGTCCGTCTGCTTGCAGAACTTGGCGTTGCTCCAAACCACGCCAAACCACCCACTGAACCGATCCAAAACGCAGTCATATCAAACTGGAGATCCGATCGTGAGATTTAG